The following proteins are encoded in a genomic region of Thermococcus henrietii:
- a CDS encoding tetratricopeptide repeat protein gives MEEIMKAIEEKNCEKLRRILYYKVDDLSDEELKEVLEKAEKLAKECKDWELYKLVLYYYHEILNEDKISEFEKLAKESDDFELKFHLADLYYLIGELEKSLELFRALLEEEVAKGNIEHAARIYYSMAMIHEELQEYEKALELIEKAEELYKELGDERELLRIEIHRGYITFEAGDTYRGKAIIAGVLPKVLNDNELLVEAHLSFEEIFEEEENYDAALQECLYALIRARGTDYEDIAFGSLMDVLWQLFLDDDFETVYLNIDMFINAFPDMKDFFEAVKALALFKDGKIDEEEAKKAIEKVKDPRLLEMLEFLGEAEL, from the coding sequence ATGGAGGAGATTATGAAGGCCATCGAGGAGAAGAACTGCGAAAAGCTCAGGAGGATTCTCTACTACAAGGTGGACGACCTGAGCGACGAGGAGCTTAAGGAGGTCCTCGAGAAGGCCGAAAAACTTGCGAAGGAGTGCAAGGACTGGGAGCTCTACAAGCTCGTGCTCTACTACTACCACGAGATACTCAACGAGGACAAGATTTCGGAGTTCGAGAAGCTCGCGAAGGAGAGCGACGACTTCGAGCTGAAGTTCCACTTGGCTGACCTCTACTACCTCATCGGGGAGCTTGAGAAGAGCCTTGAGCTGTTCAGGGCGCTCCTTGAAGAGGAGGTCGCCAAGGGCAACATCGAGCACGCCGCGAGGATATACTACAGCATGGCCATGATTCACGAGGAGCTCCAGGAGTACGAGAAGGCCCTCGAGCTAATCGAGAAGGCTGAGGAGCTCTACAAGGAGCTCGGCGACGAGAGGGAACTCCTCAGGATTGAGATTCACAGGGGTTACATAACCTTCGAGGCCGGCGACACCTACAGGGGCAAGGCCATAATAGCCGGTGTCCTGCCGAAGGTCCTCAACGACAACGAGCTTCTCGTCGAGGCCCACCTCAGCTTCGAGGAAATCTTCGAGGAGGAAGAGAACTACGATGCGGCCCTACAGGAGTGCCTCTACGCCCTCATAAGGGCGAGGGGAACGGACTACGAGGACATAGCCTTCGGCTCGCTGATGGACGTCCTCTGGCAACTCTTCCTCGACGACGACTTCGAGACGGTTTACCTCAACATAGACATGTTCATCAACGCCTTCCCGGACATGAAGGACTTCTTTGAGGCTGTGAAAGCTCTCGCACTCTTCAAGGACGGCAAGATTGACGAGGAAGAGGCCAAGAAGGCCATCGAGAAGGTCAAGGACCCGAGGTTGCTCGAGATGCTCGAGTTCCTTGGAGAGGCGGAGCTTTAG
- a CDS encoding ribonuclease Z encodes MLQVIFLGTGGIMPTRERNVPAVALRYKGEVILFDVGEGTIRQMNTAKLSPMKVEKIFITHFHGDHYLGLGGLIQTMNLWNREKPLHIYGPKYTFEFVQNFINSGFFRPVFDIHVHELGETRLKFGDYEIWSFKVEHGIPALGYVFKEKDKRGKFLPEKLREYGLKPGPMLGKLEREGQIEWNGRIIRLEDVTGPRRRGVKIVYTGDTEPAERVRLFSERADLLIHDATYLSDEDRGDSYHSTVKEACETARRAKVKLLALFHRAFRYTYDEYLSEASRICREFGVNFVVPRDFDVLTYKSGEWRFRNLLGGGR; translated from the coding sequence ATGCTCCAGGTGATTTTTCTCGGCACCGGCGGGATAATGCCGACGCGCGAGAGGAACGTTCCAGCGGTGGCGCTCCGCTACAAGGGTGAGGTTATACTCTTCGACGTCGGCGAGGGCACGATAAGGCAGATGAACACCGCGAAGCTCAGCCCGATGAAGGTCGAGAAGATTTTCATCACCCACTTCCACGGCGACCACTACCTCGGGCTCGGCGGGTTGATTCAGACGATGAACCTCTGGAATCGGGAAAAACCCCTCCACATCTACGGGCCGAAGTACACCTTCGAGTTCGTGCAGAACTTCATTAACAGCGGTTTCTTCAGGCCGGTTTTTGATATACACGTCCACGAGCTCGGCGAGACGAGGCTTAAGTTCGGGGACTACGAAATCTGGAGCTTCAAGGTCGAGCACGGGATTCCGGCTCTGGGATACGTCTTCAAGGAGAAGGACAAGCGAGGAAAGTTCCTGCCCGAGAAGCTTAGGGAATACGGCCTCAAGCCCGGGCCGATGCTCGGAAAGCTTGAGAGGGAAGGCCAAATTGAGTGGAACGGCAGGATAATCCGCCTCGAAGACGTCACGGGACCGAGGAGGCGGGGAGTTAAGATAGTCTACACCGGCGACACCGAGCCTGCCGAGAGGGTGAGGCTCTTCTCCGAGAGGGCCGATTTGCTGATTCACGACGCCACTTACCTCAGCGATGAAGACCGGGGAGATAGCTACCACTCCACAGTTAAGGAGGCCTGCGAGACCGCGAGGAGGGCGAAGGTAAAGCTACTCGCCCTCTTCCACAGGGCCTTCCGCTACACCTACGACGAATACCTGAGCGAGGCATCGCGGATATGCCGGGAATTCGGCGTGAACTTCGTCGTTCCGAGGGACTTCGACGTTTTAACGTACAAATCCGGCGAGTGGCGATTCCGGAACCTTCTGGGGGGAGGAAGATGA
- a CDS encoding TraB domain-containing protein, whose product MNYLRYVKLIGTMHVSPRSREEVIRTILGERPHAVAIELDRARFLGMERNVELTLEDSLRMGRAGLINYALAKVEEKLGETFGMSPGEEMKAAIESAKLLGIPLYLIDEDISVILAKIASAPFREKLLMALEGLSVFLPLGKAEVGDPMEEYRTMMVEFRRRYPYLYRVLVEERNEVMARNLMAIVDSLLARGIKRPRVIAVVGLGHKPGIERILNGRYFYMEK is encoded by the coding sequence ATGAACTACCTCCGCTACGTCAAGCTCATAGGCACGATGCACGTCTCGCCGAGGAGCAGGGAAGAGGTCATCAGAACGATACTGGGGGAGAGGCCGCACGCCGTCGCGATAGAGCTCGACAGGGCGCGCTTCTTGGGGATGGAGCGGAACGTCGAGCTAACGCTTGAAGATTCACTCAGAATGGGCAGGGCTGGTTTGATAAACTACGCTTTGGCCAAGGTCGAAGAAAAGCTCGGTGAGACCTTCGGAATGTCGCCTGGTGAGGAGATGAAGGCCGCGATAGAATCTGCAAAGCTGTTGGGAATCCCGCTATACCTGATTGACGAGGACATCAGCGTAATCCTCGCCAAGATTGCCTCGGCGCCCTTCAGGGAGAAGCTCCTAATGGCGCTCGAGGGCCTGAGCGTTTTCCTGCCCCTAGGAAAGGCCGAGGTGGGCGACCCGATGGAGGAGTACAGGACGATGATGGTCGAGTTCAGGCGTCGCTACCCTTACCTCTACCGCGTCCTCGTCGAGGAGCGCAACGAGGTGATGGCGAGGAACTTGATGGCGATAGTGGATTCACTCCTCGCGCGAGGGATTAAGAGGCCCAGGGTTATAGCCGTCGTCGGCCTCGGACACAAGCCCGGCATCGAGAGGATTCTGAACGGACGTTACTTTTATATGGAGAAGTGA
- a CDS encoding KH domain-containing protein, with protein MRDRLEKMLNVEILDIEETDDKIIVYVPADKVRIAVGSGGAAVKAAELVIGKKIEVRAKE; from the coding sequence ATGAGGGACAGGCTTGAGAAGATGCTGAACGTGGAAATACTCGACATTGAGGAGACCGACGATAAGATTATCGTCTACGTTCCCGCTGATAAGGTTAGAATCGCGGTCGGGAGCGGTGGTGCGGCCGTCAAAGCTGCCGAGCTCGTAATCGGCAAGAAGATTGAAGTCCGCGCCAAGGAGTGA
- the pgiA gene encoding glucose-6-phosphate isomerase → MEYKRPFGARIDENGVIPGAKKLVRRLSDMRGYFYDEKAYEELLKEDPVVYEVYAVEQEEKDGDLNFATTILYPGKVGKEFFFTKGHFHAKADRAEIYYALKGKGGMLLQTPEGEVEWVPMEPGTVVYVPPYWAHRTVNTGDEPFVFLAIYPADAGHDYGSIKEKGFAKLVVEENGEVKLIDNPRWK, encoded by the coding sequence ATGGAGTACAAGAGACCCTTCGGCGCCAGGATTGATGAGAACGGAGTTATCCCCGGGGCCAAGAAGCTCGTTAGAAGGCTCAGCGACATGAGGGGCTACTTCTACGACGAGAAGGCCTACGAGGAGCTCCTCAAGGAGGACCCCGTTGTCTACGAAGTCTACGCGGTTGAGCAGGAGGAGAAGGACGGCGACCTCAACTTCGCGACGACAATCCTCTACCCTGGCAAGGTTGGTAAGGAGTTCTTCTTCACCAAGGGCCACTTCCATGCGAAAGCCGACAGGGCCGAAATCTACTACGCCCTCAAGGGGAAGGGCGGAATGCTCCTCCAGACGCCGGAAGGAGAAGTCGAGTGGGTTCCAATGGAGCCGGGAACGGTCGTCTACGTTCCACCCTACTGGGCGCACAGGACGGTGAACACAGGAGACGAGCCGTTCGTATTCCTCGCAATCTATCCAGCGGATGCGGGCCACGACTACGGCTCGATAAAGGAGAAGGGCTTCGCCAAGCTCGTCGTCGAGGAGAACGGTGAGGTTAAGCTGATAGACAACCCGCGCTGGAAGTGA
- a CDS encoding ADP-specific glucokinase → MWDGLYASAFERVRAKVGNVKGVLLAYNTNIDAIKYLEKSDLEARVEKAGREEVLRYSEELPEKITSVPQLLGSILWSVRRGKAAELFVESCPVRFYMRRWGWNELRMGGQVGIMANLLGGVYGIPVVAHVPQLSKLQAGLFKDGPIYVPKVENGELRLVHPRDFGGDEESCLHYIYEFPRGFMVLDFEAPRENRFIGAADDYNTTLFIRDEFRERFDEIASGVSLAIISGLQALTKDNYREPFETIREHLKVLNEKNIPAHLEFAFTPDETVRKAILDLLPAFWSVGLNEVELASIMEVMGEKALAEKLLANDPVDPIAVTEAMLKLAKLGVRRIHFHTYGYYLALTAYRGEFVRDALLFAALAAAAKAKLGDVPSIDEIVRAMDVPVNEKVKPVEEALAKEYGMKEGLAEVNGYQLAFVPTKIVAKPKSTVGIGDTISSSAFVGEFALR, encoded by the coding sequence ATGTGGGACGGGCTTTACGCTTCTGCCTTCGAGAGGGTTAGGGCTAAGGTAGGCAACGTTAAGGGCGTTCTCCTAGCCTACAACACCAACATCGACGCCATCAAATACCTCGAAAAGAGCGACCTCGAGGCGAGGGTTGAAAAGGCTGGAAGAGAGGAAGTCCTCCGCTACTCCGAGGAACTGCCGGAAAAGATAACGAGCGTTCCCCAGCTACTCGGCTCAATCCTCTGGAGCGTCAGGAGGGGTAAAGCTGCGGAACTGTTCGTCGAGAGCTGTCCCGTCCGCTTCTACATGAGGCGCTGGGGATGGAACGAGCTCAGGATGGGTGGTCAGGTCGGCATAATGGCCAACCTCCTTGGAGGGGTTTACGGGATTCCTGTTGTGGCCCACGTTCCCCAGCTCTCGAAGCTCCAGGCGGGCCTCTTCAAGGACGGGCCCATCTACGTGCCGAAGGTCGAAAACGGTGAGCTCAGGCTCGTCCACCCAAGGGATTTTGGTGGTGACGAGGAGAGCTGTCTCCATTACATCTACGAGTTTCCCAGGGGCTTCATGGTTCTTGACTTCGAGGCCCCGCGCGAAAACCGCTTTATCGGAGCGGCCGACGACTACAACACGACCCTCTTTATCCGCGACGAGTTCAGGGAGCGCTTTGACGAGATTGCCTCCGGCGTCAGCCTCGCGATAATCAGCGGGCTTCAGGCTTTGACCAAGGACAACTATCGCGAGCCCTTCGAGACGATAAGGGAGCACCTGAAGGTCCTCAACGAGAAGAACATTCCCGCCCACCTCGAGTTCGCCTTTACGCCGGACGAGACGGTGAGGAAGGCCATCCTCGACCTGCTTCCCGCTTTCTGGAGCGTCGGCCTCAACGAGGTCGAGCTGGCCTCGATAATGGAAGTGATGGGCGAGAAAGCCCTTGCCGAAAAGCTCCTCGCGAACGATCCCGTTGACCCGATAGCGGTTACCGAGGCGATGCTCAAGTTAGCTAAGCTCGGCGTTAGGAGGATTCACTTCCACACCTACGGCTACTACCTCGCGCTGACCGCTTACAGGGGCGAGTTCGTTCGCGATGCGCTGCTCTTCGCGGCTTTAGCGGCGGCGGCGAAGGCCAAGCTCGGCGACGTTCCCTCGATAGACGAGATAGTCAGGGCCATGGACGTGCCCGTGAACGAGAAGGTAAAACCCGTCGAGGAGGCCTTAGCCAAAGAGTACGGAATGAAGGAAGGACTCGCTGAGGTCAACGGTTACCAGCTCGCATTCGTTCCGACAAAGATAGTGGCCAAGCCGAAGTCAACGGTCGGTATAGGCGACACCATATCGAGCTCGGCCTTCGTCGGGGAGTTCGCCCTTCGCTGA
- the mpgS gene encoding mannosyl-3-phosphoglycerate synthase: protein MLLEAPVYKELFGAVEIYEVQKVIKLDSETRDVGTFTVRNVPREDIYRILEDIAIVVPMKDEKLQLVDGVLKAIPHQCPIIIVSNSKREGPNLFKQEVDLVKHFYNLTRSRIIMVHQKDPGLAEAFKKTGYTEILDGDSVRSGKGEGMLIGLLLAKAIGAKYVGFVDADNYIPGSVNEYVKDYAAGFLMSESDYTMVRLSWRHKPKVTTKGLYFTKWGRVSEITNRYMNALFGVATNFETNIIATANAGEHAMSIKLAEIMPFATGYAIEPYELVYLFETFGRWGRGKDEVYDQGVEVFQIETLNPHLHEDKGKEHVRSMLLSSLGTIYHSELATSELKGRILDELRIHGLLGENEEPPRPRVMPPVEGVDVSEWMKTLEDEAETLLEFEV from the coding sequence TTGCTACTTGAGGCGCCGGTTTATAAGGAGCTCTTCGGGGCGGTTGAAATATACGAGGTTCAGAAGGTCATAAAGCTGGACAGCGAGACGAGGGACGTTGGAACCTTCACCGTAAGGAACGTTCCGAGGGAGGACATCTACCGAATCCTCGAGGATATAGCGATAGTAGTCCCGATGAAGGACGAGAAGCTCCAGCTCGTTGACGGCGTGCTCAAGGCAATTCCCCACCAGTGCCCGATAATAATCGTCTCGAACAGCAAGCGTGAGGGGCCGAACCTCTTCAAGCAGGAGGTAGACCTTGTAAAGCACTTCTACAACCTCACGCGCTCGCGGATAATAATGGTCCACCAGAAGGACCCGGGCCTGGCCGAGGCCTTCAAAAAGACGGGCTACACCGAGATACTCGACGGCGACTCGGTGAGGAGCGGTAAGGGGGAGGGCATGCTAATCGGCCTGCTCCTCGCGAAGGCGATAGGGGCAAAATACGTCGGCTTCGTCGATGCCGACAACTACATCCCCGGTTCGGTGAACGAGTACGTCAAGGACTACGCCGCTGGTTTTCTCATGAGCGAGAGCGACTACACGATGGTCAGGCTGAGCTGGCGCCACAAGCCCAAGGTGACGACGAAGGGGCTCTACTTCACGAAGTGGGGGCGCGTCAGCGAGATAACCAACCGCTACATGAACGCCCTTTTTGGGGTCGCCACAAACTTCGAGACCAACATCATAGCGACCGCCAACGCCGGCGAGCACGCGATGAGCATAAAGCTCGCCGAGATAATGCCCTTTGCAACGGGCTACGCCATAGAGCCCTACGAGCTGGTCTACCTCTTCGAGACCTTTGGAAGGTGGGGCAGGGGCAAGGATGAGGTCTACGACCAGGGCGTCGAGGTCTTCCAGATTGAAACGCTGAACCCGCACCTCCACGAGGACAAGGGCAAGGAGCACGTGAGGTCGATGTTGCTGAGCTCCCTAGGTACGATATACCACTCGGAGCTCGCCACAAGTGAGCTCAAGGGGCGCATCCTTGATGAGCTCAGGATTCACGGCCTCCTCGGCGAGAACGAGGAGCCCCCAAGGCCTAGGGTGATGCCCCCGGTTGAGGGAGTGGACGTGAGCGAGTGGATGAAAACCCTCGAGGACGAGGCTGAGACGCTCCTCGAGTTCGAGGTGTGA
- the mpgP gene encoding mannosyl-3-phosphoglycerate phosphatase, translating to MIRVIFLDLDGTLLGSDYSPEGARPVIEELLRRGYEVVVNTSKTRFEVEYYLKAWNLEKPFVVENGSAVYVPVNYLPPKVVDEFRVKRGKYRVIELGRPYSEIKRALDKLAGEYGLKYYGNSSLEEVITFTGLPEELAKLAMKREYSETIFRWTKEGFEAELEKIGFRVSRGTRFLNVTGNTDKGKGASALLELYSLLGEVESYALGDGENDFSLFEVVDNAFIVGKLSHPKAKHISSIEELLGVIP from the coding sequence TTGATTAGGGTCATCTTCCTCGACCTCGACGGAACTCTCCTGGGAAGCGATTACTCGCCTGAGGGGGCCCGTCCCGTCATTGAGGAGCTCCTGCGGCGGGGCTACGAGGTCGTTGTGAACACCTCAAAGACCCGCTTTGAGGTCGAGTACTACTTAAAGGCCTGGAACCTTGAGAAGCCCTTCGTGGTTGAAAACGGGAGCGCGGTCTACGTTCCGGTCAACTACCTCCCTCCCAAGGTCGTCGACGAGTTCAGGGTGAAACGCGGAAAGTACCGCGTGATTGAGCTAGGGAGGCCCTATTCGGAGATAAAGCGCGCGCTCGATAAACTTGCTGGGGAGTACGGGCTCAAGTACTACGGCAACTCGAGCCTTGAGGAAGTTATTACCTTCACGGGCCTGCCCGAGGAGCTCGCAAAGCTCGCGATGAAGCGCGAATACAGCGAGACGATATTCAGGTGGACGAAAGAGGGGTTCGAGGCGGAGCTTGAAAAGATTGGATTTAGAGTAAGCAGGGGGACGAGGTTCCTGAACGTCACCGGCAACACCGACAAGGGCAAAGGGGCCAGTGCTCTCCTCGAACTCTACTCTCTCCTCGGCGAGGTTGAGAGCTACGCGCTCGGGGACGGTGAGAACGACTTTTCCCTCTTCGAGGTTGTTGATAACGCCTTCATCGTTGGGAAACTCTCTCATCCAAAGGCTAAGCATATAAGCTCGATTGAAGAACTCCTGGGGGTGATACCGTGA
- a CDS encoding mannose-1-phosphate guanylyltransferase/mannose-6-phosphate isomerase codes for MKTVILAGGKGTRLWPLSRELMPKQFVRFLDDRSLFQKTVERALLFSKPSEIFIVTNRNYRFRVLDDLRELGVEIPEDNILLEPSAKNTLPAILWATLRIEEEFGNSVVAVLPSDHLIEVNEAYERAFKNAERLAKNHLVTFGIKPTRPHTGYGYIKPGEKIEEDGRIIGYTVAEFKEKPDLETAKRYVESGYYWNSGMFAFSSSLFIEEVQKHAPDVWEAFEESGDIEEAYNRVPEISIDYGVMEKTDKAAVVPLNTVWSDLGSFDAIYEVLEKDSDGNAVRVRGKNGYHIGVNSKNNLIMTERLTATVGVDDLIIIDTGDALLVAKKGESQRVKEVYKALKELGDERVIVHRTAYRPWGSYTVLEEGDRYKIKRLTVLPGKKLSLQMHYHRSEHWVVVRGTAKVIVGDREILLRPGESTFIPAGVKHRLENPGKVVLEVIETQIGEYLGEDDIVRFDDEFGRV; via the coding sequence GTGAAGACCGTAATCCTTGCGGGAGGAAAGGGAACGAGGCTGTGGCCCCTGAGCAGGGAGCTGATGCCGAAGCAGTTCGTCCGCTTCCTCGACGATAGGAGCCTCTTCCAGAAGACCGTTGAAAGGGCGCTTCTCTTTTCAAAGCCGAGCGAGATATTCATTGTAACAAACAGAAACTACCGCTTCCGCGTTCTGGACGACTTAAGGGAGCTGGGTGTTGAAATCCCCGAGGATAACATACTCCTTGAACCGAGCGCCAAGAACACCCTGCCGGCCATCCTCTGGGCGACGCTCAGGATAGAGGAGGAGTTTGGGAACTCGGTCGTTGCGGTTTTACCAAGCGACCACCTCATAGAGGTCAACGAGGCCTACGAGAGGGCCTTTAAGAACGCTGAGAGGCTGGCTAAAAACCACCTCGTCACCTTCGGAATCAAGCCGACCAGACCGCACACGGGCTACGGCTACATAAAGCCGGGCGAGAAGATTGAAGAGGACGGGAGGATAATCGGCTACACCGTTGCGGAGTTCAAGGAGAAACCCGACCTCGAGACGGCAAAGCGCTACGTCGAGAGCGGCTACTACTGGAACAGCGGGATGTTCGCCTTCTCGAGCTCGCTCTTCATTGAGGAGGTTCAGAAGCACGCCCCCGACGTCTGGGAGGCCTTCGAGGAGAGCGGTGACATAGAGGAGGCCTACAACCGCGTCCCGGAGATAAGCATAGACTACGGCGTCATGGAGAAGACCGACAAGGCGGCCGTCGTTCCTCTCAACACGGTGTGGAGCGACCTTGGAAGCTTCGACGCCATCTACGAAGTCCTCGAGAAGGACTCCGACGGAAACGCGGTCAGGGTTCGCGGAAAGAACGGCTACCACATAGGGGTCAACTCGAAGAACAACCTCATAATGACCGAGCGCCTGACAGCGACTGTCGGCGTTGATGATTTGATAATCATAGACACCGGCGACGCCCTGCTCGTGGCGAAGAAGGGCGAGAGCCAGCGCGTTAAGGAGGTCTACAAGGCACTTAAGGAGCTCGGCGACGAGCGCGTCATCGTCCACAGAACCGCGTACAGGCCCTGGGGAAGCTACACCGTGCTTGAAGAGGGCGACCGCTACAAGATAAAGCGCCTGACCGTTCTGCCGGGCAAGAAGCTCTCCCTCCAGATGCACTACCACCGCTCCGAGCACTGGGTCGTGGTCAGGGGAACCGCCAAGGTCATCGTTGGGGACAGGGAGATACTTCTTCGCCCTGGAGAGAGCACGTTCATTCCAGCCGGCGTTAAGCACCGCCTTGAGAACCCCGGAAAGGTCGTTCTGGAGGTCATAGAGACCCAGATTGGTGAGTACCTTGGCGAGGACGACATAGTTCGCTTTGACGACGAGTTCGGGAGGGTCTGA
- the glmM gene encoding phosphoglucosamine mutase, whose protein sequence is MGKLFGTFGVRGIANEKITPEFALKMGMAFGTMLKREGREKPLVVVGRDTRVSGEMLKNALISGLLSVGCDVIDVGIAPTPAIQWATNHFKADGGAVITASHNPPEYNGIKLLEPNGMGLKKEREAVVEEVFFKEDFDRAKWDEIGEVREENIIKPYIEAIKARVDVKAIRKRRPFVVVDTSNGAGSLTLPYLLRELGCKVVSVNAHPDGHFPARNPEPNEENLKDFMKIVKALGADFGVAQDGDADRAVFIDENGRFIQGDKTFALVADAVLKERGGGLLVTTIATSNLLDDIAKKNNAKIMRTKVGDLIVARALLEHNGTIGGEENGGVIFPDFVLGRDGAMTTAKIIEIFAKSGKKFSELIDELPKYYQFKTKRKVEGDRKAIVAKVVELAKAKGYEIDTTDGTKILFPDGWVLVRASGTEPIIRVFSEAKSEEKAREYLELGLKLLEEALASGG, encoded by the coding sequence ATGGGAAAGCTGTTCGGAACCTTCGGCGTCCGCGGGATAGCCAACGAGAAGATAACGCCCGAGTTCGCGCTCAAGATGGGCATGGCCTTCGGGACGATGCTCAAGCGCGAGGGAAGGGAGAAACCGCTGGTCGTCGTCGGCAGGGACACGAGGGTGAGCGGGGAGATGCTGAAGAACGCGCTCATCAGCGGACTCCTCAGTGTCGGCTGTGACGTCATCGACGTGGGAATAGCACCCACCCCAGCGATACAGTGGGCCACCAACCACTTCAAGGCCGACGGCGGGGCGGTTATTACGGCCAGTCACAACCCGCCCGAGTACAACGGCATAAAGCTCCTCGAACCGAACGGAATGGGCCTCAAGAAGGAGCGCGAAGCGGTCGTTGAGGAGGTCTTCTTTAAAGAGGACTTCGACAGGGCGAAGTGGGACGAAATCGGTGAGGTTCGCGAGGAAAACATAATCAAGCCCTACATCGAGGCGATAAAGGCCAGGGTGGACGTTAAGGCAATCAGGAAGAGAAGGCCCTTCGTCGTCGTTGACACCTCCAACGGCGCCGGAAGCCTGACCCTTCCGTATCTCCTGCGTGAGCTCGGCTGTAAGGTTGTGAGCGTCAACGCCCACCCCGACGGTCACTTCCCGGCCAGAAACCCGGAGCCTAACGAGGAGAACCTTAAGGACTTCATGAAGATTGTTAAGGCCCTCGGTGCTGACTTCGGAGTTGCCCAGGACGGCGACGCTGACAGGGCCGTCTTCATAGACGAGAACGGGCGCTTCATCCAGGGCGACAAGACCTTCGCCCTCGTCGCCGATGCGGTTCTTAAAGAGAGGGGCGGTGGACTGCTCGTTACTACCATTGCGACCTCAAACCTGCTCGATGACATCGCGAAGAAGAACAACGCGAAGATTATGCGCACGAAGGTTGGGGATTTAATCGTCGCGAGGGCTTTGCTTGAGCACAACGGGACCATCGGCGGCGAGGAGAACGGTGGCGTCATCTTCCCGGACTTCGTCCTTGGAAGGGACGGGGCAATGACCACCGCGAAGATAATCGAGATTTTTGCCAAGTCCGGCAAGAAGTTCAGCGAGCTGATTGATGAACTGCCGAAGTACTACCAGTTCAAGACGAAAAGGAAAGTTGAAGGCGACAGGAAGGCGATAGTCGCCAAGGTTGTGGAGCTCGCCAAGGCTAAGGGCTACGAGATAGACACGACCGATGGAACGAAGATACTCTTCCCCGACGGCTGGGTTCTGGTTAGGGCAAGCGGGACCGAGCCGATAATAAGGGTCTTCAGCGAGGCCAAGAGCGAGGAGAAGGCCAGGGAGTACCTTGAGCTCGGGTTGAAGTTGCTGGAGGAAGCCCTGGCCTCCGGTGGTTGA
- a CDS encoding ABC transporter ATP-binding protein: protein MALIEAENLTKRFGRIVALDGVTVEIPEGFNLILGPNGGGKSTFFKLATGIYRPSSGRIRLFGENPWKDAGIKRKIGVSYDPVSFPPLISGREWLEFIARSKGFDESEVERVGKLFQLDFLDERTSNYSSGMLKKLAVAQAFVGAPDLIMIDEPLANVDFETMGRFIKLFRKMKGKTSFLIISHIWSPLKPLVDRLYVISNGRLILHGEARDLWDDVENLFRFPSLD from the coding sequence GTGGCATTGATTGAGGCGGAGAACCTGACCAAGCGTTTTGGGCGCATAGTGGCGCTCGATGGTGTTACAGTTGAGATTCCCGAGGGTTTCAACCTAATCCTCGGTCCGAACGGCGGCGGAAAGAGCACGTTCTTCAAGCTCGCAACCGGCATCTACAGGCCGAGTTCCGGGAGAATACGGCTGTTCGGAGAGAACCCCTGGAAGGATGCTGGGATTAAACGGAAGATTGGGGTCTCCTACGACCCCGTTTCGTTTCCTCCTCTAATCTCTGGCAGGGAGTGGCTTGAGTTCATAGCGCGTTCCAAAGGCTTCGATGAGAGTGAGGTCGAGCGCGTTGGGAAGCTCTTTCAACTCGACTTTCTCGACGAGAGAACGTCCAACTATTCCTCGGGAATGCTCAAGAAGCTCGCGGTGGCTCAGGCATTCGTAGGCGCTCCCGACTTGATAATGATAGACGAGCCCCTGGCTAACGTCGACTTTGAAACCATGGGGCGGTTCATAAAGCTTTTCAGGAAGATGAAGGGCAAAACGAGCTTTCTTATTATAAGTCATATATGGAGCCCTCTGAAGCCCCTCGTGGACCGACTGTACGTTATCTCGAACGGAAGGCTCATCCTCCACGGGGAGGCAAGGGACCTCTGGGATGACGTTGAGAACCTGTTTCGCTTTCCAAGTCTCGACTAG
- a CDS encoding permease — MNGTTLFINALALACLALGFMKDRAKTRQALKVSVKFFVRILPTMLAIILIIGLMSGFVPPKTISRVVGREAGFIGVLTVAVLGAILQIPSLIAFPLAASLLNMGASLTSVAVFITTLTMIGFVTLPLEIKILGKRFALLRNVLSFVIAILIGLLMGVLL, encoded by the coding sequence ATGAACGGAACGACGCTCTTCATAAACGCCCTCGCCCTTGCTTGCCTCGCCCTCGGCTTCATGAAGGACCGGGCAAAGACGAGGCAGGCTCTGAAGGTCTCCGTGAAGTTTTTCGTGCGGATTCTTCCGACGATGCTCGCGATAATCCTGATAATCGGCCTTATGTCCGGCTTCGTGCCACCCAAAACAATCTCCCGCGTCGTCGGCCGGGAGGCGGGGTTCATCGGCGTCCTAACGGTAGCGGTTCTCGGGGCGATACTCCAGATACCCTCCCTGATAGCGTTTCCCCTCGCCGCGTCCCTGCTCAACATGGGGGCCTCGCTAACCTCGGTGGCAGTTTTCATAACGACGCTGACGATGATTGGCTTCGTTACCCTTCCGTTGGAGATTAAAATTCTCGGGAAGCGCTTCGCCCTGCTGAGAAACGTCCTCAGCTTCGTAATCGCGATTCTGATAGGTCTTTTAATGGGGGTGTTACTTTGA